Part of the Bacteroides acidifaciens genome, ACCTGCATTTCGGTGGAAAACTATGTTGAAAAGCGCAGCGAAGTATGGTAAGAATGAAGTGCTAACTCGCATGGATATACCTTTTTATAAGCAAATAGGTTATGAACATACCTATCTGGGCCCTGCTGTTTATAACTCAGTGAAATATAGCTTTCGATATAGTGACCGGCTTTACGCTGGAGTCGTTGCCGAGAAAGATGCGGGAGAGCCTTTCGCCGCTTTGCACAATCGTTACGGATACGATTATTATTCCTTTTATTTGTTATTGAAAAACTGTGGACGGTTGAAAGCATTGGCTGTTGGTAACTATCGGCTCAGTTTTGGTCAGGGGTTGGTGATTAGTACAGATTATCTGATGGGAAAGACAATTTATGCTTCTTCTTTCAACAATCGCAGCAGTGGGATAAAGAAACACTCTTCTACGGATGAATACAATTATTTCCGGGGAGTGGCGGCTACTGTTGTTTTAACAAAGCATTGGGACGTATCCGGCTTTTATTCACACCGTTCCCTGGATGGTGTGATAACGGATGGAGAAATCACTTCTATCTACAAAACCGGACTACACCGGAGCCGGAAAGAAGCGGATAAAAAGAACTTGTTCACATTGCAGTTAACAGGTGGAAACGTAAGTTATCAACAGAACCGTATCAGACTGGGTATCACCGGTATTTACTATGTTTTCAACCGACCTTATGAACCGGAATTAACAGGTTATTCCAAATACAATCTTCATGGAAATAATTTCTATAATCTTGGAGTGGACTATGCATATCGCTGGCATCGTTTTTCTTTTCAGGGAGAGACAGCCATAGGAAAACAAGGTTGGGCTTCTTTGAACCGTCTGCAATATTCGCCGATTCAAGATGTTCATCTTATGTTGATACACCGGTTCTATTCTTATGATTATTGGGCAATGTTCGCCCATTCCTTTGGAGAAGGAAGCACAGTTCAGAATGAACATGGATATTATTTAGGAATGGAAACCTCTCCCTTTGCTTATTGGAAATTCTTCGCTTCATTTGACTTGTTTTCTTTTCCCTGGAAAAGATACCGGGTCAGTAAATCTTCCCGTGGAATAGACGGACTGCTCCAAGCTACTTTTACCCCGCGCACTAATCTCTCAATGGATTTGAAATATCGTTATAAACAAAAAGAGCGTGACCTGACAGGAAGTAAAGAAACGCTAACGCTTCCTATTTTTCATCACCAATTACGTTATCGTTTGAACTATTCTTTTAAAGATGTGTTTAGCAGTCGTACAACTTTAGATTATAATCATTTTCATTCTCAGGACAGAGCTGCTGACATAGGATATCAGGTTACACAGATGATATCCTCCCAACTGCCTTGGACCAGGCTGTTTGCTGACGTTCAAGGCAGTTACTTTTCTACAGACAGTTATGACTCTCGTATATATGCATCCGAAAAAGGATTGCTTTATACATTCTATACCCCGTCATTCCAAGGTCGCGGA contains:
- a CDS encoding helix-hairpin-helix domain-containing protein: MKTTQLIWLISIINSLFIIPACSAQNPSESLLEDILEDLSVNNDIDNSVNTLNWENELEELSTRLQEPVNLNTATRAQLEQFPFLSDIQIEHLLAYIYIHGQMQTIYELQLIEDMDRQTIQYLLPFVCIKAINNEPAFRWKTMLKSAAKYGKNEVLTRMDIPFYKQIGYEHTYLGPAVYNSVKYSFRYSDRLYAGVVAEKDAGEPFAALHNRYGYDYYSFYLLLKNCGRLKALAVGNYRLSFGQGLVISTDYLMGKTIYASSFNNRSSGIKKHSSTDEYNYFRGVAATVVLTKHWDVSGFYSHRSLDGVITDGEITSIYKTGLHRSRKEADKKNLFTLQLTGGNVSYQQNRIRLGITGIYYVFNRPYEPELTGYSKYNLHGNNFYNLGVDYAYRWHRFSFQGETAIGKQGWASLNRLQYSPIQDVHLMLIHRFYSYDYWAMFAHSFGEGSTVQNEHGYYLGMETSPFAYWKFFASFDLFSFPWKRYRVSKSSRGIDGLLQATFTPRTNLSMDLKYRYKQKERDLTGSKETLTLPIFHHQLRYRLNYSFKDVFSSRTTLDYNHFHSQDRAADIGYQVTQMISSQLPWTRLFADVQGSYFSTDSYDSRIYASEKGLLYTFYTPSFQGRGFRCSIRLRYELNKHWLFITKFGETVYLDRNEIGSGNDLIHGNKKADIQMQLRIKF